One window of Salminus brasiliensis chromosome 16, fSalBra1.hap2, whole genome shotgun sequence genomic DNA carries:
- the LOC140536833 gene encoding cystatin — protein MDLYLVLLLGLFSAVQLSQAQPPIEEEEITTINVQPLGGWSEAHPERQDVQEAAKTAVDKFNMRSKAKKYFKLLEVTSARTQVTNMIDFKINALIGKTKCLKTEPADLESCSLTRKRLMCKFEVEFNPRTDQYVAKKISCKK, from the exons ATGGATCTGTACCTCGTCCTGCTGTTGGGTTTGTTCTCAGCAGTCCAGCTGAGCCAAGCCCAGCCACCCATCGAGGAGGAAGAGATTACAACAA TAAATGTGCAGCCCTTGGGAGGCTGGTCAGAAGCCCACCCTGAAAGGCAGGATGTCCAAGAAGCAGCTAAGACAGCTGTGGATAAGTTCAATATGAGATCCAAGGCCAAGAAGTATTTCAAGCTTCTGGAGGTTACATCTGCACGCACACAG GTCACCAACATGATCGACTTCAAGATCAACGCACTCATCGGAAAGACGAAGTGTCTGAAAACAGAGCCTGCAGATCTGGAAAGCTGTTCTTTGACTCGAaag CGGCTGATGTGCAAGTTTGAGGTAGAGTTTAACCCGAGGACAGATCAGTACGTCGCAAAGAAGATCTCTTGTAAGAAGTGA